The sequence GGATAGCGCACCACCGAGACGATGCCCAACCGCTCGGTCAGCCGGGCCTCATCGGCGGCGGAGAGATCCTCCCCCCAGGTCTTCTCCAGCAGCCGGATTGCCTCCGCGTAGGTGATGACGTGGAAGGTGCGCAGGTCGCGCTCCAGCACCCGGCGCCGCCCCCGAGGCAGCGCCGGGTGCTCCAGGACGGTCTCGATGACGTGGCGGACCAGCCGCTGCTCGTGCGCCACCAGTTCGGCCAGGTCCCAGTCGCGCGCCTCGGCCTCGATGAGCAGGAACTCGCAGAGGTGGCGGCCGTCCGCTCTGGGCTCGGCCCGGAAGGAGCGGCCGCGGGTGATCACCCTGGGAATCCCCCAGCGGACCACGGCCACCTCCAGGTCCAGCTGAGCGGTTTGCCGCAGGAACTGCAGGCGGCCCAGAAAGTCCAGGCGAAAGACGGTGGGGACGTTCTCGCAGGCGCCGGTCCCCGGTG comes from Armatimonadota bacterium and encodes:
- a CDS encoding amino acid--tRNA ligase-related protein, whose protein sequence is MELDTPEITPGTGACENVPTVFRLDFLGRLQFLRQTAQLDLEVAVVRWGIPRVITRGRSFRAEPRADGRHLCEFLLIEAEARDWDLAELVAHEQRLVRHVIETVLEHPALPRGRRRVLERDLRTFHVITYAEAIRLLEKTWGEDLSAADEARLTERLGIVSVVRYPQEIKFFNMLDTRGDGAGTVECCDLLLPLAGETFGSSVREHDVAILRQKLLTSPMYWQLLDAGGAADVFEPYLRLLESHPLRRAGYGLGFDRLVQYLWGAADVTTVIPFPVDARYGLASTAVS